In Elusimicrobiaceae bacterium, the following proteins share a genomic window:
- a CDS encoding ornithine carbamoyltransferase subunit F (catalyzes the formation of ornithine and carbamylphosphate from citrulline in the arginine catabolic pathway), which yields MGFNLRNRNFLKELDFTKEELVFFLKLAKDLKAAKYAGTEQRRLTGKNIALIFEKTSTRTRCAFEVAAHDQGAHVTYLEPTGSQLGHKETVKDTARVLGRMYDGIEYRGFGQEIVEELARFAGVPVWNGLTNEWHPTQMLADVLTMTEHCARPLEQISYAYVGDARFNMGRSLLVVG from the coding sequence ATGGGATTTAATCTCAGAAACAGAAATTTCCTCAAGGAACTCGACTTTACCAAAGAAGAACTCGTTTTTTTCCTCAAGCTGGCGAAAGATCTTAAAGCGGCAAAATATGCCGGCACCGAACAGCGGAGATTAACCGGCAAGAATATCGCCCTGATTTTTGAAAAAACCTCCACGCGCACCCGCTGCGCGTTCGAAGTGGCCGCCCACGACCAGGGCGCGCACGTTACCTATCTCGAGCCTACCGGCAGCCAGCTGGGCCACAAGGAAACCGTGAAGGACACAGCCCGCGTGCTCGGCCGGATGTACGACGGTATTGAATACCGCGGGTTCGGACAGGAAATAGTGGAGGAGCTGGCCAGATTCGCCGGCGTGCCGGTATGGAACGGACTTACCAACGAATGGCATCCGACCCAGATGCTGGCCGATGTGCTCACCATGACGGAACACTGCGCCAGGCCGCTTGAACAGATTTCCTACGCCTACGTCGGCGACGCGCGTTTTAACATGGGCCGCTCGCTGCTGGTGGTCGG
- a CDS encoding FlgO family outer membrane protein: protein MKKALTLLMFAALTLSAGAASAEPLEKMAKKLAGGLKNKKIAKVAVLDFLYHDGATSSGSSIVQERLTTYLAETGKVEVVERNLIKKLLEERKLEMSGAIDPQTTKELGKILGVPVVIIGTLNDMEKETEVNARAVDTESGAILAAAKTDIKRTWQDAPVKPAPGGMAAGPVSPGTPPSGKYLGKPLVQIAILLDTSSSMDGLINQARTQIWRIVNEFISAEQKGKNPEIQVALYEYGNSGLSANTGYIRRLTPFTANLDTVSEMLFALKTNGGDEYCGWVIRDAVDQLDWSPYADVYKAIFIAGNEPFTQGAVNFQTSLQKAAAKGIFVNTIYCGDRQRGIADQWKTAAELANGDYSNIDQQYEVVYTAAPQDDEIARLSARLDQTQVPMGASGRMRQEAKEMTFSKTASAAPAAGIAMQSYRASEQNAKADAEWDAVAAIASGSKGYSDIKKEELPQEMQGLSDKDRKKKLEAMVSERKAIQGKITALSLARQKYLAEQEKTAKNGPKTLEQAILETLHKQGGQKGLKFKTN, encoded by the coding sequence ATGAAAAAAGCATTAACGTTATTGATGTTTGCCGCGCTGACGCTGTCGGCCGGGGCGGCTTCCGCCGAGCCGCTTGAAAAGATGGCGAAAAAACTGGCGGGCGGACTGAAAAATAAAAAAATCGCAAAAGTGGCCGTGCTCGATTTCCTGTATCATGACGGGGCCACCAGCAGCGGCTCCTCCATCGTGCAGGAACGCCTGACCACCTATCTGGCGGAAACGGGCAAAGTCGAGGTTGTCGAACGCAACCTCATAAAGAAACTCCTTGAAGAACGCAAGCTGGAAATGAGCGGCGCCATTGATCCGCAGACCACGAAGGAACTGGGCAAGATACTGGGCGTTCCGGTTGTCATCATCGGCACGCTTAACGATATGGAAAAGGAAACCGAGGTGAACGCCCGCGCGGTTGACACCGAAAGCGGCGCCATACTCGCCGCCGCCAAAACGGACATAAAACGCACCTGGCAGGACGCGCCGGTCAAACCTGCCCCCGGCGGCATGGCCGCCGGGCCCGTATCTCCCGGCACTCCACCCTCCGGCAAGTATCTGGGCAAACCGCTTGTCCAGATAGCCATTCTGCTTGACACGTCCAGCAGCATGGACGGACTGATCAATCAGGCCCGCACCCAGATCTGGCGCATTGTGAACGAATTCATCTCCGCCGAGCAGAAGGGCAAGAACCCGGAAATACAGGTCGCGCTTTACGAATACGGCAACAGCGGCCTTTCCGCAAATACCGGCTACATACGCAGGCTCACGCCGTTCACCGCGAACCTCGACACCGTTTCAGAAATGCTGTTCGCGCTGAAAACCAACGGCGGCGACGAATACTGCGGCTGGGTGATCAGGGATGCGGTTGACCAGCTTGACTGGTCGCCTTATGCCGACGTGTACAAGGCCATTTTCATTGCCGGCAATGAACCGTTTACGCAAGGCGCCGTGAATTTCCAGACAAGCCTGCAGAAAGCCGCTGCCAAAGGAATTTTCGTAAACACCATCTATTGCGGCGACCGCCAGCGCGGCATCGCCGACCAGTGGAAAACCGCCGCCGAACTGGCGAACGGGGATTACTCCAACATTGACCAGCAGTATGAAGTCGTCTACACAGCCGCCCCGCAGGATGACGAGATCGCCCGGCTCTCCGCCAGGCTGGACCAGACCCAGGTGCCCATGGGCGCAAGCGGCAGAATGCGGCAGGAGGCGAAAGAGATGACTTTCAGCAAAACCGCGTCCGCCGCGCCGGCCGCGGGCATAGCCATGCAGTCCTACCGCGCCAGCGAGCAGAACGCCAAAGCCGACGCCGAGTGGGACGCCGTGGCCGCCATAGCCTCCGGTTCAAAAGGCTATTCCGACATAAAAAAAGAAGAACTGCCGCAGGAGATGCAGGGATTGTCGGATAAGGACCGCAAGAAAAAACTCGAAGCCATGGTGTCCGAACGCAAAGCCATTCAGGGTAAAATAACCGCGCTCAGCCTGGCCCGGCAGAAATATCTGGCCGAGCAGGAAAAAACAGCCAAAAACGGGCCGAAAACGCTTGAGCAGGCCATACTGGAAACCCTGCACAAACAGGGCGGGCAGAAAGGCCTCAAATTCAAGACCAACTGA